A portion of the Actomonas aquatica genome contains these proteins:
- a CDS encoding metal-dependent hydrolase, with amino-acid sequence MKVTYYGHSAFLVETAHHRILIDPFLSGNPSAPISVDEAKCDYILLTHAHSDHSADAEAIATANNATIVANFEIAEYYAAKGLTTHGMNPGGGFNFPFGRVTLTIAFHTSSFDSESPAIYGGVPCGIVIEADGQRLYHAGDTALFSDMQLIGRRGLDLALVPIGDNFTMGPTDALDALDYLKPKLAVPIHYNTWPPIAQDADAWARAAGDRGRPVKVMQPGDTLEL; translated from the coding sequence ATGAAAGTCACCTACTACGGCCACTCCGCCTTCCTCGTTGAAACCGCGCATCATCGCATCCTGATCGACCCCTTCCTCTCGGGTAACCCGTCCGCGCCGATCTCCGTCGATGAAGCCAAATGCGACTACATCCTGCTGACCCACGCCCACAGCGACCACAGCGCCGATGCCGAAGCCATCGCCACCGCCAACAACGCCACCATCGTCGCCAACTTTGAGATCGCCGAATACTACGCCGCCAAGGGCCTCACCACCCACGGCATGAACCCCGGCGGCGGCTTCAATTTCCCCTTCGGCCGCGTCACCCTCACGATCGCCTTCCACACCTCCAGCTTCGACAGTGAATCCCCCGCCATCTACGGCGGCGTGCCCTGCGGCATCGTCATCGAAGCCGACGGTCAACGCCTCTACCACGCCGGCGACACCGCGCTCTTCAGCGACATGCAGCTCATCGGTCGCCGCGGCCTCGACCTCGCCCTCGTCCCCATCGGTGACAACTTCACGATGGGACCGACCGACGCGCTCGACGCCCTCGATTACCTGAAGCCAAAGCTCGCCGTGCCGATCCACTACAACACCTGGCCGCCCATCGCTCAGGACGCCGATGCCTGGGCCCGCGCCGCCGGCGACCGCGGCCGCCCGGTCAAGGTCATGCAACCCGGCGACACGCTGGAACTCTGA
- a CDS encoding HEAT repeat domain-containing protein gives MIIRTILRLFAIGSLSTVGHTAPNGQSPEHMAMLSYASLDHIQWGEPNRGMTLGIEDIETSVTFPLSPVITIHLANQTDETISNLMRQRASFIVEIDGVMYGESSMGGAIGQLRPRETWGPYYLSTQYFKRIAPAKRGVHDPDAPALTLTSGHHILRVHFGHMNSVVSPPIAIEITMVPYPEAEAAIEFSQALRSSNQDRRRDAALRTGELRVRGAIPALIDTLADRDPTTRRYAATSLGQIGDRAASETALRQSLNDPSMEVVFAAAEALVSCGVPLDTAWIEPVIRSEESIFQNAIWLIRRHAGEAAVPALIRCLDPNDPKVSSYYNYTLVWQIGACGGPSYRFNHDFDGKGTPEQVEENRQTLSRLIALLSES, from the coding sequence TTGATCATCCGCACAATTTTGCGGCTCTTCGCCATCGGCTCACTCAGCACCGTCGGTCACACCGCCCCGAACGGACAGAGCCCTGAGCACATGGCGATGCTCTCCTACGCCTCCTTGGATCACATTCAGTGGGGTGAACCGAACCGCGGCATGACCTTGGGCATCGAGGATATCGAAACCTCGGTAACGTTTCCGCTCTCCCCCGTAATCACTATCCATCTGGCAAATCAAACTGACGAAACCATCTCCAATCTCATGAGGCAACGCGCCTCGTTCATCGTGGAGATCGATGGTGTCATGTATGGGGAATCGTCGATGGGTGGCGCGATCGGTCAGTTGCGGCCAAGAGAGACATGGGGGCCGTATTATCTCTCCACTCAGTATTTCAAGCGCATAGCCCCCGCCAAGCGAGGGGTCCATGACCCCGACGCGCCTGCACTGACCCTCACTTCCGGCCACCACATTCTGCGCGTTCATTTTGGCCACATGAACTCGGTGGTGAGTCCACCGATCGCTATCGAGATTACTATGGTCCCCTATCCGGAAGCCGAGGCCGCAATCGAATTCTCTCAAGCGCTGCGCAGTTCCAATCAGGATCGTCGTCGTGACGCCGCGCTGCGAACCGGCGAACTCCGCGTCCGTGGCGCTATCCCTGCCCTCATTGATACGTTGGCGGATCGCGATCCCACCACCCGCCGTTATGCGGCGACCTCTCTCGGCCAGATCGGCGACCGAGCCGCGTCGGAAACCGCCCTGCGTCAGAGCCTGAACGATCCATCGATGGAGGTTGTTTTCGCCGCCGCCGAAGCGCTGGTTTCCTGTGGAGTCCCGCTCGATACCGCCTGGATCGAACCCGTTATCCGCTCCGAGGAGTCGATATTTCAGAACGCTATCTGGCTCATTCGCCGCCACGCCGGAGAGGCTGCCGTGCCCGCGCTGATCCGCTGTCTGGATCCCAACGACCCGAAGGTATCAAGCTACTATAACTATACCTTGGTCTGGCAAATCGGTGCCTGCGGCGGCCCCAGCTATCGGTTCAACCACGACTTCGACGGGAAGGGCACGCCGGAGCAAGTAGAGGAAAACCGTCAGACCCTCAGCCGGCTGATAGCGCTTCTATCCGAGTCCTGA
- a CDS encoding HAD family hydrolase, with protein sequence MKLLLWDIDGTLLASGGAGMRALEKAVSTEFLHGEPADLTQIDWAGRTDRWIAEAIFAQYGIEHTPEHVTRLLDTYIGNLPDYLERLSTVLPGIPEILTAVDQRDDIHQGLLTGNLERGAETKLGHFDLWRHFAFGAFADDSPRRNDLGPHALRRATTHTGITFDPANVWIIGDTPHDIACGKVIGARTLAVATGHHSREELAAHQPDALLNDFADPATFWTLLS encoded by the coding sequence TTGAAACTCCTCCTCTGGGACATCGACGGCACCCTGCTCGCCTCCGGCGGCGCGGGGATGCGCGCACTCGAAAAAGCCGTATCCACGGAATTCCTACACGGCGAACCCGCTGACCTGACGCAGATTGATTGGGCCGGCCGCACCGACCGTTGGATCGCCGAGGCCATCTTTGCCCAATATGGCATCGAGCACACCCCGGAGCACGTTACACGTCTGCTCGACACCTACATCGGCAACCTGCCCGACTACCTCGAACGCCTCTCGACCGTGCTCCCCGGCATTCCGGAGATCCTGACCGCCGTCGACCAACGCGACGACATCCACCAGGGCCTGCTCACCGGCAATCTCGAGCGCGGCGCAGAAACCAAGCTCGGCCACTTCGACCTCTGGCGACACTTCGCCTTCGGCGCATTCGCCGACGACAGTCCGCGTCGCAACGACCTCGGCCCACACGCCCTGCGGCGCGCGACGACCCACACCGGCATCACCTTCGATCCGGCCAACGTCTGGATCATCGGCGACACCCCGCACGACATTGCCTGCGGCAAAGTCATCGGCGCCCGCACCCTCGCGGTTGCGACCGGTCATCACTCGCGCGAAGAACTCGCCGCCCACCAACCCGACGCCCTGCTCAACGACTTCGCCGATCCCGCCACCTTCTGGACGCTTTTGAGTTAA
- a CDS encoding alpha/beta hydrolase produces the protein MKTTTARLAGHHYLHLPGSDPGAPPLLLLHGTGGTERDLVSLAQRLSPGSTLLSPRGNVSENGANRFFRRFAEGVFDYDDVRARTDALAEFISAACTQLDIAQNRLLAFGFSNGANIGATLLQRQPTALAGGILLRPMVVLDEPAAPDSLTGKSVLLANGTFDPIIPADHPERLAKLLAAGGATVQRHTSAASHNLTPADLEAATAFLESL, from the coding sequence ATGAAAACGACGACCGCCCGGCTCGCCGGCCACCACTACCTGCACCTGCCGGGGTCCGATCCCGGCGCGCCGCCGCTCCTCCTCCTCCACGGCACCGGCGGCACCGAACGCGACCTCGTCTCCCTCGCCCAGCGCCTCTCCCCCGGGTCAACCCTGCTCAGCCCCCGCGGCAACGTCTCCGAAAACGGCGCCAACCGTTTCTTCCGTCGCTTCGCCGAGGGCGTCTTCGACTACGACGACGTGCGCGCCCGAACCGACGCGCTCGCCGAGTTCATCAGCGCAGCCTGCACCCAACTCGACATCGCGCAGAACCGCCTGCTGGCCTTCGGCTTTTCCAACGGCGCCAACATCGGTGCGACGCTTCTCCAGCGACAGCCCACCGCCCTCGCCGGTGGCATCCTGCTCCGCCCAATGGTGGTGCTCGATGAACCCGCCGCGCCCGATTCACTCACCGGCAAATCCGTCCTGCTCGCCAACGGCACCTTCGATCCGATCATCCCCGCAGATCACCCCGAACGTCTGGCCAAACTACTCGCCGCCGGCGGCGCCACCGTGCAACGCCACACCAGCGCCGCCAGCCACAACCTGACCCCGGCCGACCTCGAGGCCGCCACCGCTTTCCTCGAGTCACTCTAA
- the odhB gene encoding 2-oxoglutarate dehydrogenase complex dihydrolipoyllysine-residue succinyltransferase, which translates to MSSEVKIPSLGESISSGVLAKWHVADGDTVKSGQALFELETDKITQEGVAEADGVISLKVAEGDEVKIGEVIAVIAEGAAAPAKDDSEDDAVAGSGDPGPDSAAKSTAVSPAVRRVAEETGIDPAGVEGTGKDGRVTKGDMLSAAKAAESAKSQKPASAPAPAAPKAEVKTQKSSSGEAKQTRKKMTPLRAKIADRLVQAQHQAAMLTTFNEVDMSGVMALRKKYQDAFVKKNGFKLGFMSFFTKAVVHALKEVPGVNAIIDGNEIVQNHYYDIGVAVSTDKGLMVPVVRDCDQLSLAGIESSIAEVAKRARDSKITLADLEGGVFTITNGGIFGSMLSTPILNAPQSAILGLHAINDRPIAVDGQVVIRPMMYLALSYDHRLVDGKEAVTFLVKVKQAIEDPARLLLDL; encoded by the coding sequence ATGAGCAGCGAAGTCAAAATCCCGTCCCTCGGCGAATCCATCAGTTCCGGCGTGCTTGCCAAGTGGCACGTTGCCGACGGCGACACCGTCAAATCCGGCCAAGCCCTCTTTGAGCTCGAGACCGACAAAATCACCCAGGAAGGCGTCGCCGAAGCCGACGGCGTCATCTCGCTCAAAGTCGCCGAAGGTGACGAAGTGAAGATCGGCGAAGTGATCGCCGTCATCGCCGAGGGCGCCGCCGCACCCGCCAAGGACGACTCGGAGGACGACGCTGTAGCCGGGAGCGGTGACCCCGGCCCGGACTCCGCCGCCAAATCCACTGCCGTCTCCCCGGCGGTGCGCCGCGTGGCCGAGGAAACCGGCATCGATCCGGCAGGCGTCGAAGGCACCGGCAAAGACGGCCGCGTGACCAAGGGCGACATGCTCTCGGCTGCCAAGGCCGCCGAAAGTGCCAAGAGCCAGAAACCCGCGTCCGCCCCCGCTCCGGCCGCTCCAAAAGCCGAAGTCAAAACTCAAAAATCCTCGTCCGGGGAAGCGAAGCAGACCCGGAAGAAGATGACTCCGCTGCGCGCCAAGATTGCGGACCGCCTCGTGCAGGCCCAGCACCAGGCCGCCATGCTCACGACCTTCAACGAAGTCGACATGAGCGGCGTGATGGCGCTGCGCAAAAAGTATCAGGACGCCTTCGTGAAGAAGAACGGCTTCAAGCTCGGCTTCATGTCGTTCTTCACCAAGGCCGTCGTTCACGCCCTCAAAGAAGTGCCCGGCGTCAACGCGATCATCGACGGCAACGAGATCGTCCAGAACCATTACTACGACATCGGCGTGGCCGTCTCCACCGACAAGGGCCTCATGGTCCCCGTCGTGCGCGACTGCGACCAGCTTTCCCTCGCCGGCATCGAGTCGTCCATCGCGGAGGTCGCCAAGCGCGCCCGTGACAGCAAGATCACCCTCGCCGATCTCGAAGGCGGTGTCTTCACCATCACCAACGGCGGCATCTTCGGTTCCATGTTGTCCACGCCGATCCTCAACGCGCCGCAGAGTGCGATCCTCGGCCTGCACGCCATCAACGATCGCCCCATCGCGGTCGACGGCCAGGTGGTCATCCGCCCGATGATGTATCTGGCGCTCAGCTACGACCACCGCCTCGTCGACGGCAAGGAAGCCGTCACCTTCCTCGTGAAGGTGAAGCAAGCCATCGAAGACCCCGCCCGCCTGCTGCTGGATCTCTGA
- the lpdA gene encoding dihydrolipoyl dehydrogenase translates to MSESSPSSFDVLVIGAGPGGYVCAFRAAQLGLKVALIEKRSTLGGTCLNVGCIPSKALLASSEHFAFNQHHAAEHGIKLDNLSIDVGAMLKKKEDIVGKMTGGLAGLAKARKVTVLNGTASFIDAKTVAVAGVDDPGSSTTVTARHIVIATGSAPVELPFLKFDGETIVSSDHAISFTAVPEKLVVVGGGAIGLELGSVWARLGADVTVVEFLPQIAGAADKDVVRNFTRILKAQGLKIEVNARVTGFKDGVLTAERDGKTLEFPADKVLVSVGRRPYADGLGLDKAGVELTDKKRIKVDAKLKTTAEGIYAIGDVVDGPMLAHKAEEDGAAVAEWIAGKAGHINWDLMPAIIYTDPEIATVGMGEDAAKAAGKKVNVGKFNFAANARAHANDGADGFVKIIADAETDKILGAQILGKNAGELISEVVTHMEYGGSAEDLARTIHAHPTMSEAVKEAALAVSKSAIHAL, encoded by the coding sequence ATGTCCGAATCTTCTCCCTCCTCTTTCGACGTGCTCGTCATCGGCGCTGGTCCCGGTGGCTACGTCTGCGCCTTCCGCGCCGCTCAGCTCGGCCTCAAGGTCGCCCTCATTGAAAAGCGTTCCACCCTCGGTGGCACCTGCCTCAACGTCGGCTGCATTCCCAGCAAGGCGCTGCTCGCTTCCTCCGAGCACTTCGCCTTCAACCAACACCACGCCGCCGAACACGGCATCAAGCTCGACAACCTGTCCATCGACGTGGGCGCCATGCTCAAGAAGAAGGAAGACATCGTCGGCAAGATGACCGGCGGTCTCGCCGGCCTCGCCAAAGCCCGCAAGGTCACCGTCCTCAACGGCACCGCTTCCTTCATCGACGCCAAGACTGTCGCTGTAGCCGGGGTCGATGACCCCGGTTCGTCCACCACGGTCACCGCGCGTCACATCGTCATCGCCACCGGCTCCGCGCCGGTCGAGCTGCCCTTCCTCAAATTCGACGGCGAGACCATCGTCTCCTCCGATCACGCCATCTCCTTCACCGCCGTGCCCGAGAAACTCGTGGTCGTCGGCGGCGGCGCCATCGGCCTCGAACTCGGCTCCGTCTGGGCTCGCCTCGGCGCCGATGTCACCGTCGTGGAATTCCTGCCGCAGATCGCCGGCGCCGCCGACAAAGACGTCGTGCGCAACTTCACCCGCATCCTCAAGGCCCAGGGCCTGAAGATCGAGGTGAACGCCAGGGTCACTGGTTTCAAAGACGGTGTGCTGACCGCCGAGCGCGACGGCAAGACCCTCGAATTCCCCGCCGACAAGGTGCTCGTTTCAGTCGGTCGCCGCCCCTACGCCGATGGCCTCGGCCTCGACAAAGCTGGCGTCGAACTCACCGACAAGAAGCGCATCAAGGTCGACGCCAAGCTCAAGACCACCGCCGAGGGCATCTACGCCATCGGTGACGTCGTCGACGGTCCCATGCTCGCCCACAAGGCCGAAGAAGACGGTGCCGCCGTCGCCGAATGGATCGCCGGCAAAGCCGGTCACATCAATTGGGACCTCATGCCGGCCATCATCTACACCGATCCCGAGATCGCCACCGTGGGTATGGGCGAAGACGCCGCCAAGGCCGCGGGCAAGAAGGTGAATGTCGGCAAGTTCAACTTTGCCGCCAACGCCCGCGCCCACGCCAACGACGGTGCGGACGGTTTTGTGAAGATCATCGCCGACGCCGAGACCGACAAAATCCTCGGCGCCCAGATCCTCGGCAAAAACGCCGGTGAACTCATCAGCGAAGTGGTCACGCACATGGAATACGGCGGCAGCGCCGAGGACCTCGCCCGCACCATCCACGCCCACCCCACCATGAGTGAGGCCGTAAAGGAAGCCGCCCTGGCCGTCAGCAAAAGCGCCATCCACGCACTGTAA
- a CDS encoding aldo/keto reductase produces the protein MSNPYVAASDRYSQVPYARCGRSGLKLSRLSLGLWHNFGGVDVFEKGRELCRAAFDLGITHFDLANNYGPPPGSAEENFGKILDLDLGKYRDELIISTKAGYHMWDGPYGEWGSRKYLLSSLDQSLERMGLEYVDIFYSHRPDPDTPLEETMGALATAVHSGKALYAGISNYDADMTRRAHEILDDLGVPLLIHQPRYNLLDRWVEPELLPALEELGVGCIPFSPLAQGQLTSRYLKSIPEGSRAAGSSVFLNPTDIEQNQGRILKLAEIAEARGQTLAQMALTWVLRQPAITTVLIGASSVEQIKENVACASAPEFSDDELKAIDAACA, from the coding sequence ATGTCAAATCCCTACGTCGCCGCCTCCGACCGTTACTCCCAAGTGCCCTACGCCCGCTGTGGCCGCAGCGGCCTCAAGTTGTCCCGACTGTCGCTCGGGCTGTGGCATAATTTCGGCGGGGTGGACGTGTTTGAAAAGGGCCGGGAGCTCTGCCGCGCGGCCTTTGATCTGGGCATTACCCACTTCGATCTGGCCAACAATTATGGTCCGCCTCCCGGCTCGGCGGAGGAGAACTTCGGCAAAATCCTGGATCTCGATCTGGGCAAATATCGCGACGAGCTGATCATTTCGACCAAGGCCGGTTATCACATGTGGGATGGCCCCTACGGCGAGTGGGGTTCACGCAAATACCTGCTGTCCAGCCTCGACCAGAGTCTCGAGCGCATGGGCCTGGAGTATGTGGACATTTTCTATTCGCACCGGCCCGATCCCGATACGCCGCTCGAGGAAACCATGGGCGCGCTCGCGACCGCGGTGCACAGCGGCAAAGCGCTCTACGCGGGCATCTCGAATTACGACGCCGACATGACGCGCCGCGCGCACGAGATCCTCGATGACCTCGGCGTGCCGCTGCTGATCCATCAACCGCGCTACAACCTGCTCGACCGTTGGGTGGAGCCGGAGCTCTTGCCCGCGCTGGAAGAACTCGGCGTGGGTTGCATTCCGTTTTCGCCGCTCGCGCAAGGGCAGCTCACCTCGCGTTACCTGAAGTCGATTCCGGAGGGTTCACGCGCGGCGGGCAGCTCGGTGTTTCTCAATCCGACAGACATCGAGCAGAATCAGGGACGCATCCTGAAGCTGGCCGAAATCGCCGAGGCGCGCGGCCAGACGCTTGCGCAGATGGCGCTCACCTGGGTGCTGCGTCAGCCGGCGATCACGACCGTGTTGATCGGTGCCAGCAGCGTGGAACAGATCAAGGAAAACGTGGCCTGCGCGAGCGCGCCCGAGTTCAGCGACGACGAGCTCAAAGCGATCGACGCGGCGTGCGCGTAA
- a CDS encoding AAA family ATPase, giving the protein MPNLFIIAGPNGAGKTTYVKRFLPQEMRCHEFVNADLIAAGLSPFAPDAASFAAGRIMLDRVRYLISRREDFSFETTLSGRAHAALLREALAAGYSIRLDFLWIPDLSITRDRVAQRVRKGGHHIPEEVQQRRFLLGIRNLALLYRPLLDEWRLYDNTVGKPHLIARERDRHLEIVDAGRLAIIEQSASVSFMSGPTHNTAVEDPAAVRFDEETRRSMRAMRKAFADVVLENKQWGLPVIQWRDGIGKVEIPAEQLEPLARRILEVDGDPLPEAEEQALLAHVKI; this is encoded by the coding sequence ATGCCGAATCTCTTCATCATCGCGGGCCCCAACGGCGCCGGCAAAACGACCTACGTGAAGCGCTTTCTCCCTCAGGAGATGCGTTGTCACGAGTTCGTGAACGCCGACCTCATCGCGGCCGGTCTTTCTCCATTCGCACCGGACGCGGCGTCGTTCGCCGCCGGTCGCATCATGCTCGACCGCGTTCGCTATCTGATCTCTCGCCGAGAAGATTTCTCGTTCGAAACCACCTTGTCCGGCCGAGCTCACGCCGCCCTACTACGTGAAGCGCTAGCGGCCGGATATTCCATCCGTTTGGATTTTCTGTGGATCCCCGATCTCAGCATCACGCGTGATCGCGTCGCGCAGCGGGTGCGCAAAGGGGGGCACCACATCCCCGAAGAGGTTCAACAACGGCGATTTCTGCTCGGCATCCGCAACCTCGCTCTGCTTTACCGACCGCTCTTGGACGAGTGGCGTCTCTACGACAACACCGTGGGAAAACCGCACCTCATCGCCCGCGAACGTGACCGCCACCTTGAAATCGTCGATGCCGGTCGCCTTGCCATCATCGAACAATCTGCCAGCGTGAGCTTTATGTCCGGTCCCACCCACAACACCGCGGTTGAAGACCCCGCCGCCGTAAGGTTCGACGAAGAAACTCGCCGCTCGATGCGAGCCATGCGCAAGGCCTTCGCGGACGTTGTGCTGGAGAACAAGCAATGGGGCCTGCCCGTCATCCAATGGCGGGACGGCATCGGTAAAGTGGAGATACCCGCCGAACAGCTCGAACCCTTGGCTCGCCGCATCCTCGAAGTGGACGGCGATCCCCTGCCGGAAGCCGAAGAGCAGGCCCTGCTCGCGCACGTCAAAATCTAA
- a CDS encoding DUF1684 domain-containing protein: MVVGLRGEEDAPWTAEAVLAARAEKDVWMRDDASSPFNLEKHPVDFAPLHYFAPDPAWVFESTLTVYPELEPVTISDTKGRERKGHLYGFLSFEREGETHTVRVYRMAHGPGFYYSIWFTDRTTGDSTYEVGRYLDFEFNPDPDHVYTIDFNRAYSPWCAYSPAYGCAIPRDEDYLDLAIEAGEKRWHD, translated from the coding sequence ATGGTTGTTGGTTTACGGGGCGAGGAGGACGCGCCGTGGACGGCGGAGGCGGTGCTGGCGGCTCGGGCGGAGAAGGATGTGTGGATGCGTGATGACGCGTCGTCGCCCTTCAACTTGGAAAAGCACCCGGTGGACTTTGCGCCGCTGCACTACTTCGCGCCGGATCCGGCGTGGGTGTTCGAAAGCACGCTGACGGTTTATCCGGAACTGGAGCCGGTGACGATTTCTGACACCAAGGGGCGCGAGCGGAAGGGACACCTCTACGGATTCCTGAGCTTTGAGCGCGAGGGCGAGACCCACACCGTGCGGGTTTACCGCATGGCCCATGGTCCGGGCTTTTATTACAGCATCTGGTTCACCGATCGCACGACCGGCGACTCGACCTACGAAGTGGGGCGCTACCTCGACTTCGAATTTAACCCCGACCCGGACCACGTCTACACGATCGATTTCAACCGCGCCTACAGCCCGTGGTGCGCCTACTCACCGGCCTACGGCTGCGCGATCCCGCGCGACGAGGACTACTTGGATCTAGCCATCGAAGCCGGCGAGAAACGCTGGCACGATTGA
- the rpiB gene encoding ribose 5-phosphate isomerase B codes for MSQTFSIAIGSDHAGFAYKGKIIEMLLAEGHTVKDMGTYSPESCDYPDWIRPVAEAVARGEFQRGIVLGGSGNGEAIVANRVKGVRCGLCWNEQVATWNRSHNDGNVLSLGERTVTVEEALHIVKVWLATEFEGGRHIKRIEKIDA; via the coding sequence ATGTCCCAGACCTTCTCCATCGCCATTGGATCCGACCACGCCGGTTTTGCCTACAAGGGCAAGATCATCGAAATGCTCCTCGCCGAGGGCCACACCGTGAAAGACATGGGCACCTACTCGCCCGAGTCCTGCGACTACCCCGACTGGATCCGCCCCGTCGCCGAAGCCGTCGCCCGCGGTGAGTTTCAACGCGGCATCGTGCTCGGCGGTTCTGGCAACGGCGAAGCCATCGTCGCCAACCGCGTTAAAGGCGTGCGCTGCGGCCTCTGCTGGAACGAACAGGTCGCCACCTGGAACCGCTCCCACAACGACGGCAACGTGCTCTCCCTCGGCGAACGCACCGTCACCGTCGAAGAGGCCCTGCACATCGTCAAAGTCTGGCTCGCCACCGAGTTCGAAGGCGGCCGCCACATCAAGCGCATCGAAAAGATCGACGCCTGA
- a CDS encoding YdbL family protein has translation MNAPLSRPLTWFLAFVLFAAGAVAQDMDALRDRMKERLPRIDELKAQGVIGETHDGLLAVRTGNDRQVSQLVAGENADRKSVYEAIAKRAGASADKVAQARARQIAAGSASGVWLQDASGEWYRKP, from the coding sequence ATGAATGCACCGCTTTCCCGTCCTCTGACTTGGTTTTTGGCCTTCGTCCTCTTCGCCGCCGGCGCAGTGGCGCAAGACATGGACGCCCTCCGCGACCGCATGAAGGAGCGCTTGCCGCGTATCGACGAATTGAAAGCCCAAGGGGTGATCGGCGAGACCCACGATGGGCTGCTCGCCGTGCGCACCGGCAACGATCGGCAGGTCTCGCAACTCGTCGCCGGCGAGAACGCGGACCGCAAAAGCGTTTATGAAGCGATCGCCAAACGGGCGGGAGCCTCGGCCGATAAAGTGGCGCAGGCGCGAGCCCGCCAGATCGCGGCCGGCAGTGCCTCCGGTGTCTGGCTGCAGGACGCGAGCGGCGAGTGGTATCGAAAACCCTGA